From the genome of Patescibacteria group bacterium:
CAGTGCGCGCTATTTCTATTTGGGTGTAATTTCGCAATGGTCCTAAGATGCGAACTCTATGGATTTTACATTTGGCAGTTTTGAGAGTAACTGTTTCTTCAGCTGCAAAAGTTTTTGGTTGCGATAAATTGTTGCGGACTGTTAATTTTGCATCCTTGCCGAAGAGGATTTGAAAATGCTCTGCAGTTAGGTGTGCGTGTCGAGCTGATGTTTCAATGGGAATAATCATAGCCATATTAAAGCATATAAAGGAAGTAATATACAATTAGTAGAGCAAATTTTAACTGGCAAAAGGACAAGATCATATTTTTTTTGAGTTTGGCTTTAGGTTTAGATTAGGGTTCTTCCTGTCATTATACCTGGTTTCTGTATACCCATAAGCTTGAGAACTGTCGGCGCTACGTCAGCCAAGATGCCACTTGGTAATTGGCGCGGTTGAAGGTCTCCTGGCGGTGCTACGACAATAAAGGGAACTCTATTATCTGAATGCGATGTTGAAACCCTTCCAATAACGGGATCTAGCATCTCTTCAGCATTTCCGTGGTCCGAAGTGACAATACAAACACCCCCCCGTGACCTAATTGTATTTACTATTTCCTTTAACACCTGATCTGTGGCTTCAATCCCTTCTATTGCAGCGGAAATTATTCCAGTATGTCCCAGCATATCGGGGTTTGCCAGGTTTACTAATAAAAATCCGTAACCATGACTTTTTTCCGAAAATTTATCCTTTATAGTTTTAGCAATTTTTAGTGCCGACATTTCTGGTTGCTTATCATAGGTGGAAACTGATGGTGACGGAATTACAATTCTTTCTTCTTTTGGGAAGGCATCTTCAATGCCACCATTGAAATAATAAGTGACATAAGCATATTTTTCACTTTCTGCAATGTGAAGTTGGGGAATTCCTTTGTTAGCTATGACTTGGCTTAAGCTATTTTTAATATTATGGGGAACAAATGCGGAGTCGGAAACAGGTATTCCTTTTTCACATTCTACTAAATTAACAAAGTAAATATTGTTCAAAAAAACAGTACGGTCAAAATATTTAAATTCAGGTAAGACAAAAGCTTTGCTTATTTGTCGAGCTCGGTCCGCTCTGAAATTGAAAAAAATGACGGAGTCTCCGTTCTTTATTGTATTATGACCATTCCTAAGTACGGTAGGAGATATAAATTCATCAGATTCCCCCCGTTCGTATGCGGATTCTATGGCGGCTTTGGCACTCTCTGCTTTTTTCCCCTCTCCTAAAGTAAGTGCTCGATAGGCTTGCTTTGTTCTTTCCCAGCGTCGGTCTCTATCCATTGCGTAGTAGCGACCCATAACTGTTGCTATTTCACCGATTTCGTTTTTTTTCATTTCCTCCTTTAGCCTTTCCAAGTATTTTATTGCTGACTTAGGTGGGCTATCCCGTCCGTCTGAGAAAAAGTGAATTTTTACTTTATTTTTTTCAAGTCCGTGTTGCTTACACAGCTTAAGAAGTGCAAAAAGATGTTCCATACTTGCATGGACCATCCCACTACTAGTAAGTCCTATTAGGTGAACTCTTTTGTCATTA
Proteins encoded in this window:
- the gpmI gene encoding 2,3-bisphosphoglycerate-independent phosphoglycerate mutase, coding for PPGPGNAIAKADTPFFDQLWAAFPHTQLKASGEAVGLPKGEVGTSEVGHLNIGAGRVVTQDVSKINHSIKNGSFFKNKVLVEACRRAENNDKRVHLIGLTSSGMVHASMEHLFALLKLCKQHGLEKNKVKIHFFSDGRDSPPKSAIKYLERLKEEMKKNEIGEIATVMGRYYAMDRDRRWERTKQAYRALTLGEGKKAESAKAAIESAYERGESDEFISPTVLRNGHNTIKNGDSVIFFNFRADRARQISKAFVLPEFKYFDRTVFLNNIYFVNLVECEKGIPVSDSAFVPHNIKNSLSQVIANKGIPQLHIAESEKYAYVTYYFNGGIEDAFPKEERIVIPSPSVSTYDKQPEMSALKIAKTIKDKFSEKSHGYGFLLVNLANPDMLGHTGIISAAIEGIEATDQVLKEIVNTIRSRGGVCIVTSDHGNAEEMLDPVIGRVSTSHSDNRVPFIVVAPPGDLQPRQLPSGILADVAPTVLKLMGIQKPGIMTGRTLI